The Klebsiella aerogenes KCTC 2190 region CGGGCCGAACAGTTTGCCCTCCTGGCCTTCGAGGGTGAAAATCGGGATAAACGACAGAGTAATGATCAGCAGGCTGATAAACAGTGCCGGGCCGACCTCCACCGATGCATCGGTAATGATTTTCCAGCGGATGTCGTTGCTTAGTTTTTCTCCAGGGTGCTGATGTTCCCACTCCTCCAGCCGCTTGTGGGCGTTCTCGATCATCACGATGGCGGCATCGACCATTGCCCCCACCGCAATGGCGATCCCGCCCAACGACATGATGTTGGCGTTAAGCCCCTGGAAATGCATCATAATAAAAGCGAAGCACAGGCCGAGCGGCAGCGAGATAATCGCCACTAGCGCCGAGCGCACGTGCCACAGGAAAAGGGCGCAGACCAGCGCAACGACGATAAACTCTTCCAGCAGCTTGTAGCTGAGGTTGTCGATGGCGCGGTCGATAAGCTGGCTGCGGTCGTAAGTGGTAACCACTTCAACCCCTTCCGGCAGGCTGCTTTGCAGCGACGCCAGCTTCTCTTTGACCGCCGAGATCACCTCGCGGGCGTTCTTGCCGGAGCGCAGGATCACCACGCCGCCGGCCACTTCGCCCTCGCCGTTAAGCTCGGCGATACCGCGGCGCATCTCCGGGCCAATCTGCACCCGCGCAACGTCGCCGAGATACACCGGCACGCCGTTGTCACCGGTTTTCAGCACGATATTTTTGAAGTCGTCGAGCGTCTGCAGGTAGCCGCTGGCGCGCACCATATATTCGGCTTCCGCCAGTTCGACGGAAGAGCCGCCCGCCTCCTGGTTAGAGGCGTCCAGCGCCGATTTCACCTCGCCGAGGCTGATGCCGTACTGGGTCAGCTTCATCGGGTCGACGACAATCTGATACTCCTTGACCACGCCGCCTATCGACGCCACTTCCGAGACGTTTGGAATGGTTTTTAGCTCATATTTTAAGAACCAGTCCTGCAACGAGCGCAGTTCGGCGAGGTCATGTTTGCCGCTGCGGTCGACCAGCGCGTACTCGAAGACCCAGCCAACCCCGGTGGCGTCAGGGCCCATTTCGGCGCTGACCCCGGCGGGCAGTTTGCCCTGCACCTGATTGAGATACTCCAGCACCCGCGAGCGCGCCCAGTAAGGATCGGTGCCGTCTTCAAATATTACATACACGTAGGAGTCGCCAAACTGCGAGAAGCCGCGCACCGTTTTGGCGCCGGGGACTGACAGCATGGTGGTGGTCAGCGGCCAGGTGACCTGGTTTTCAACGATCTGCGGCGCCTGCCCCGGGTAGCTGGTTTTGACGATTACCTGTACGTCGGAGAGGTCCGGCAGGGCGTCCACCGGGGTTTGGATGATGGTCCAGGTCCCCCAGATGCTGAGAAACAGCGCCGCCATCATCACCAGGAAGCGGTTGGCCACCGAGCGGCGGATAATCCATTCAATCATGTTCCGTTCCTCAGTGCGCGTGGGCGGCAGGGGCTGTGACATCAGGAGCCTGTGCGCGCATGCGCTCCAGCGCGCCGGAGATATTGGCTTCCGAGTCGATCAGGAACAGGCCGCTGGCGACGACTTTTTCGCCCTCCTGCAGACCGCTGCGAATGGCCGTGACGCCGGCGGATTCATGGAATACCTGTACGAGCTTCGGTACGAAGCGGCCCTCGTTATCCACGGTAATCACTCGCTGCTCGCTACCGCTGTCGATCAACGCTTTTGATGGGATAAGCAGCATCGGCGCGCTTTCGCTGGTCAGTTTCAGATAGGCGTTCATCCCCGGCTTCAGCGCTTCATTCGGGTTGTTAACCTGCAGGCGTAGCTGCAGGGTACGGGTGGCGCTATCGACGCTGGGGAGAATGGTCCATTTGTTGATGCTGAAGGTTTTTCCCGGCCAGGCGGGAACCTGAATGGCGAACTGCGAGGCGTCTTTAATTAGCCAGGCGATGGATTCCGGTACCGCCACGCTGACCCACACCGGGTCCATGCCCTGAATTTTCGCCACCACATTATCTTTGGCGATATTCATTCCGGCGCGCAGATCGAAGGCGGTGATCACCCCGTCGATTGGCGCTTTGAGGGTAAAGCGGGTCTGGATTTTGCGCGTGGTTTTCAGGCGGCGGATATCGTCATCCGGCATTCCGGCGAGGCGTAGACGCTCGAGGATCCCCTCGACCTGCGTAGCGGTGCCCCCGGTTTCCTGCAATAAAAGATATTCGCTCTGCGCTTCCACCCAGTCCGGGATGGTCAGCTCGAGTAAGGGCGTGCCTTGTTTCACTTTGTCGCCGACGGTCAGCGGATAGACTTTATTGATAAAGCCCGCCGCCCGCGCCTGCATAATCACGTACTGGTACTCGTTATAGCTGATGTTGGCCGGGAAGGTCTGGGCGTAACGCAGCGGCCCGCGGGTGACCGCGGCGGTTTTTACGCCGAGGTTTTGGGTCTGCGTCGGGTCGATACGCACCCCTGGCGCACCGGCGACGGCACTCTCCTCATCAGCGTATTTCGGCACCAGATCCATATCCATAAACGGCGATTTACCCGGTTTATCAAAGCGGGTGTTCGGGTACATCGGGTCGTACCAGAACAGCACTTTACGCTGCTGCTCGGCCGCCGGAGCGGCAGCGTGGGTCTGCGTCAGTCGGGCGTACAGCGCCGCGGTAAGCGCGCCGCCAATCACCATGCTGCCAAGGATCAGCGCCGTATTTTTCAGTGTCAGGGATGCCATGTGTCGTCCATTCAGTTGTTGAGGGGGCTACCGTCGCCGGGCCGTTATTGGGCGCGGATATCCTGTAACAACGACAGATTGCCCTGCTGAACGAAGGTGAAATCCACGCTGTCGCCATCCTTCACATTGTTGAGCTGCGTCTGCGGGGTGATGGTGAAGCGCATGGTCATCGGCGGCCAGTTCACCGCCGGGATGGCCTCGTGGGCGATAGTGATTTTTTTGCTATACATATCAATGGCTTTAATGACGCCTTTGCCAGCGATGCTTTGCGTCTGCGCGGCAGCGGGTTGTTCATGCATCGCCATGCCGGCGTGCGGTTCGGCGGCCTGGGCAGTGAACATCACACCGGATAACAGCGTGAACAGGGCGATTTTAGACAGTGAATTCATAATCAAGACTCCTCGGATTATTCCATCCAGCCGCCGCCGAGGGCGGTGAACAGGGTGATTTCATTCGCCTGACGGGAATAGTTGAGTTCCAGCAGGGTTTGTCGGGTGGTAAAAATGTCACGCTGGGCGCTCAGGACTTCGATGTAGCTGACCGCGCCGTGGCGATAGAGCGCGGTGGCGCGCTGCAGAGTGATATTTAGTGAAGCGAGATAACGCTGCTGGGCGGCAATTTGATCGGCCAGGCTTTGGCGCAGGGCCAGCGCGTCGGCCACCTCTTTAAAGGCGGACTGGATTTTTTGTTCATAGTTGACTACCTGCTGCTGCTGGCGGATCTCCGCCAGATCGAGGTTGGCCTGATTACGCCCGGCGTTGAAAATCGGCAGTTCAATTTTGGGGATGAAGTTCCACATCGCGCTGCCGGCGTTAAACAGGCTGGAGAGCTCGCTGCTGCTGCCGGAGAGCGAGCTGGTCAGGGTAATTGACGGGAAGAAGGCCGCCCGCGCGGCGCCTATATTGGCGTTTGCCGCCAGCAGGCTATGTTCGGCTTCCAGAATATCCGGCCGCTGCAGCAGGATCTCTGAGGAGAGCGACGGCGGCAGGGTTACGCCTTTCAGGTCCACCGTGCTGCTGGCGCTATCGTCCGGCAGGCGCTGATAGCTGCCGAGCAGCAGTTGCAGGGCGTTATTGGCCTGCGCCAGCTGGCCTTGCCGTTTGGCGATATCAGCGCGGGTGCTTTCGATCATGCCGCGCGCCTGTTCCAGCGCCAGAACGGTGGTGCTGCCGGTCAGCAGCTGTTTTTCAACGAAGGCGTAAGACTGCTGATAGTTCTGTAAGGTGTCGTTCGCCACCTGCAGCTGCGCCGCCGCCAGCCGCTGGTTGAAGTAGCTTTGTGAAACGTTAGCAATCAACAGGATATGCACCGCGCGCCGCGCCTCTTCGCTGGCGAAGAAGTTCTGTCGGTCGGCCTCGCTAAGGTTTTTCAACCGGCCAAAGAAGTCGAGGTCGTAGCTGAGATTCAAGCCGGCGGCATAATCGCTGCTGGTGGTGGTGTCGCCTTTGAGCTTGCCGCCATAGGTGGTGCTGCCGTCGCTGTTAAGCTGCGGGTAGCGGTCGGCGTCGGTCACCCGGTACTGGGCGCGGGCTTCCTGCACTTTCAGCGTCGCCATCCGTAGATCGCGGTTGTTGGTCAGCGCGGTGCTAATCAAGCTTTTCACCTGCGGGTCGACGAAAAAGGTGCGCCAACCGGTCTCCTGGTAGCCCGCCGTCGCGGTAACCAGTTTGTTCTGGCTGAGAGAGAACTGCTGCGGTACCGGCGCGGCGGGGCGCTGGTAGTCCGGAGCAAGTGACAAACAGCCGGTTAAGGCGAATATCACGCTGAGAGTAAGAAGCTTTATTGGGCGCATGGCGACAGACGGTTTTCGGCGATTTATCAATGGCGGATACGTTACGCAGCGGGCTCTGTTCAACGCGTGACAGGAAAATGACAAAGCTGTCATTTTCCTGATATTTCATTGCTATCCGGAGGGGCTCCTCTAAAATTGAATACCCGCACAGAGCGCGCGTGAAGGAGCCAACCGTGAAGATTTTGATTGTCGAAGATGAGAAGAAAACCGGGGAGTACCTGACCAAAGGGCTTACCGAAGCCGGATTCGTCGTCGACCTGGCCGACAACGGCCTTAACGGTTATCACCTGGCGATGACCAGCGACTACGATCTGCTGATCCTCGACATCATGCTGCCGGACGTCAACGGCTGGGAT contains the following coding sequences:
- the cusF gene encoding cation efflux system protein CusF; translation: MNSLSKIALFTLLSGVMFTAQAAEPHAGMAMHEQPAAAQTQSIAGKGVIKAIDMYSKKITIAHEAIPAVNWPPMTMRFTITPQTQLNNVKDGDSVDFTFVQQGNLSLLQDIRAQ
- a CDS encoding efflux transporter outer membrane subunit yields the protein MRPIKLLTLSVIFALTGCLSLAPDYQRPAAPVPQQFSLSQNKLVTATAGYQETGWRTFFVDPQVKSLISTALTNNRDLRMATLKVQEARAQYRVTDADRYPQLNSDGSTTYGGKLKGDTTTSSDYAAGLNLSYDLDFFGRLKNLSEADRQNFFASEEARRAVHILLIANVSQSYFNQRLAAAQLQVANDTLQNYQQSYAFVEKQLLTGSTTVLALEQARGMIESTRADIAKRQGQLAQANNALQLLLGSYQRLPDDSASSTVDLKGVTLPPSLSSEILLQRPDILEAEHSLLAANANIGAARAAFFPSITLTSSLSGSSSELSSLFNAGSAMWNFIPKIELPIFNAGRNQANLDLAEIRQQQQVVNYEQKIQSAFKEVADALALRQSLADQIAAQQRYLASLNITLQRATALYRHGAVSYIEVLSAQRDIFTTRQTLLELNYSRQANEITLFTALGGGWME
- a CDS encoding efflux RND transporter periplasmic adaptor subunit yields the protein MASLTLKNTALILGSMVIGGALTAALYARLTQTHAAAPAAEQQRKVLFWYDPMYPNTRFDKPGKSPFMDMDLVPKYADEESAVAGAPGVRIDPTQTQNLGVKTAAVTRGPLRYAQTFPANISYNEYQYVIMQARAAGFINKVYPLTVGDKVKQGTPLLELTIPDWVEAQSEYLLLQETGGTATQVEGILERLRLAGMPDDDIRRLKTTRKIQTRFTLKAPIDGVITAFDLRAGMNIAKDNVVAKIQGMDPVWVSVAVPESIAWLIKDASQFAIQVPAWPGKTFSINKWTILPSVDSATRTLQLRLQVNNPNEALKPGMNAYLKLTSESAPMLLIPSKALIDSGSEQRVITVDNEGRFVPKLVQVFHESAGVTAIRSGLQEGEKVVASGLFLIDSEANISGALERMRAQAPDVTAPAAHAH